The following are from one region of the Staphylococcus argenteus genome:
- a CDS encoding inositol monophosphatase family protein, with product MTEKTLQQIDKLICNWLQQLDILIPQLISEMTTETKRHRFDLVTNVDKQIQQQFQTFLCTHFPEHELLAEEKNNDMITKSIKDLWIMDPVDGTANLVKQQEDYCIILAYFVEGKPMLSYIYDYPHKQLHKAIRGVGAFSNNLKLEAPEPLPLKDAIVSFNAQVMNMETVQDLFNASFSYRLVGACGLDSIRVAKGQFGAHINTNPKPWDIAAQFLFAELLNLKMTSLNGDKIDYLKGGPFIISNVACHQKILEILNANGGYKKLSSRV from the coding sequence ATGACAGAAAAAACATTACAACAGATTGATAAATTAATTTGTAATTGGTTGCAACAATTAGATATTCTCATTCCACAATTGATAAGTGAAATGACTACAGAAACAAAACGCCATAGATTTGACTTAGTAACAAATGTCGATAAGCAAATTCAACAACAATTTCAAACTTTTTTATGTACACATTTTCCAGAACATGAGTTATTAGCAGAAGAAAAAAATAATGATATGATTACGAAAAGTATTAAAGATTTGTGGATTATGGACCCTGTCGATGGGACTGCAAATTTAGTGAAACAACAAGAAGATTATTGTATTATATTGGCCTACTTTGTTGAGGGAAAACCAATGTTATCTTATATATATGATTACCCTCATAAGCAACTGCATAAAGCGATTAGAGGAGTCGGTGCTTTTAGCAATAATTTGAAGTTGGAAGCGCCGGAACCTTTACCATTAAAAGATGCAATTGTTTCATTTAATGCGCAAGTTATGAATATGGAAACAGTACAAGACCTATTCAATGCGTCATTTAGTTATCGTCTAGTTGGAGCATGTGGATTAGATTCAATTCGTGTTGCAAAAGGGCAGTTTGGTGCGCATATTAATACAAACCCTAAACCTTGGGATATTGCTGCACAATTTTTGTTTGCGGAACTACTTAATTTAAAAATGACATCTTTAAATGGTGATAAGATTGATTATCTTAAAGGTGGACCGTTTATAATTAGTAACGTGGCATGCCATCAAAAGATACTAGAAATTTTAAATGCTAATGGTGGATATAAAAAACTAAGTAGTCGTGTTTGA
- the fdhF gene encoding formate dehydrogenase subunit alpha — MQEHLVVTLDGKDYLVEPGTNLLEFIKSQDTFVPSICYNESMGPIQTCDTCTVEIDGKIERSCSTVIDRPMTVNTVNNDVKDAQKEALDRILEKHMLYCTVCDYNNGDCEIHNTMDAWGLQHQTYEYKEKPYEKDYGPFYRYDPNQCILCGRCVEACQDIEVNETIRIDWDREHPRVIWDNDVPINESSCVSCGQCATVCPCNAMMEVNMEGNAGYMTDTEPGSLAAMIDLTKKAEPGYGPLFAISDSEAEMRKERIKKTKTVCTYCGVGCSFEVWTKDREILKVQPSHDSPANKIASCVKGKFSWGHINSDQRLTKPLVRKNGEFHEVEWDEALNVIADNFTSIKEKYGPDALSFISSSKATNEESYLMQKLARQVIGTNNVDNCSRYCQAPATKGLFRTVGHGGDSGSIQDLERAAMSVLIGTNTAEAHPVIASRMKRAQKLFGQKIHVFDIRKHEMAERADRFYQPKPGTDLAWLSAVTKYIIDHDLHDKAFIDEWVDDFDEYYKSLETFTMAFAEEATGIPESELIKFAEECAKAESVVICWAMGITQQDIGSDSSTAISNLLLVTGNYRRPGTGAYPLRGHNNVQGCSDMGSMPDKITGYQSIEADDIRAKFEKEYGVKLNPKAGKDNHEMVEGIHDGEVHSLYLYGEDTGIVDSNINFVQAAFEKLDFMVVQDEFLTFTATYADVVLPASPSLEKDGTFTNTERRIQRLYQALEPLGDSKPDWKIFQAIANRLGFDWNYKHPSEIMDEVARLTPLYAGVSYDRLEGFNSLQWPVQPDGTDEPILYLEGFNFDNGKAKLFPLTFDNFFKQDDVYDIHVNNGRLLEHFHEGNMTYQTPMIKYKVPRAFVEISPELAEDRGIHEGAEVKLISETGEAVLQVHVTDRVKGKEIYIPLNNDAMENGDLGAINLLTNSDVDQYTDTPSYKRTSCRLEVITKRGKSPLNPNNFRVNKKRHPQYSVQVQKKWERPDYVFPGNQVDK, encoded by the coding sequence ATGCAAGAACATTTGGTGGTTACACTTGATGGAAAAGATTATCTTGTAGAACCTGGTACGAATTTACTTGAGTTTATTAAATCACAAGATACATTTGTACCTTCAATTTGTTATAACGAATCGATGGGACCAATTCAAACATGTGATACATGTACTGTTGAAATTGACGGTAAAATTGAACGTTCATGTAGTACGGTGATTGATCGTCCAATGACTGTAAATACTGTGAACAATGATGTAAAAGATGCTCAAAAAGAAGCGCTTGACCGTATTTTAGAAAAGCATATGCTGTATTGTACAGTATGTGATTATAATAATGGTGATTGTGAAATCCACAACACAATGGATGCTTGGGGACTTCAACATCAAACATATGAGTATAAAGAAAAACCTTATGAAAAAGATTATGGACCATTTTACCGCTATGACCCAAATCAATGTATTCTATGTGGTCGTTGTGTAGAAGCATGTCAAGATATCGAAGTGAATGAAACAATTAGAATTGATTGGGATCGTGAACATCCACGTGTTATTTGGGATAATGATGTACCAATTAATGAATCTTCATGTGTATCTTGCGGGCAATGCGCAACGGTATGTCCATGTAACGCTATGATGGAAGTAAATATGGAAGGTAATGCAGGTTATATGACTGATACTGAACCTGGTTCTTTAGCAGCAATGATCGATTTAACTAAAAAAGCAGAACCTGGTTATGGACCATTATTTGCGATTTCAGATTCTGAAGCAGAAATGCGTAAAGAACGTATTAAGAAAACTAAAACAGTATGTACATATTGTGGTGTAGGCTGTTCATTTGAAGTTTGGACGAAAGATAGAGAAATTTTGAAAGTACAACCATCTCATGATTCTCCGGCAAATAAAATTGCGTCATGTGTTAAAGGGAAGTTTTCATGGGGACATATTAATTCAGATCAACGTTTAACAAAGCCATTAGTTAGAAAAAATGGTGAATTCCATGAAGTTGAGTGGGATGAGGCATTAAACGTGATTGCTGATAATTTCACATCAATTAAAGAAAAATATGGTCCAGATGCGTTGTCATTTATTTCTTCATCTAAAGCAACAAATGAAGAATCTTACTTAATGCAAAAATTAGCGCGACAAGTAATCGGTACAAATAACGTTGATAACTGTTCAAGATATTGCCAAGCGCCTGCAACAAAAGGTTTATTTAGAACTGTTGGACACGGTGGTGACTCTGGTAGTATTCAAGACTTAGAAAGAGCAGCAATGTCAGTGTTAATTGGTACAAATACTGCAGAAGCTCATCCGGTTATCGCATCACGCATGAAACGTGCGCAAAAATTATTTGGTCAAAAAATACATGTATTTGATATTAGAAAACATGAAATGGCAGAACGTGCGGATCGTTTTTATCAACCTAAACCAGGTACGGATTTAGCGTGGTTAAGTGCAGTAACTAAGTATATTATTGATCATGATTTACACGATAAAGCATTTATCGATGAGTGGGTAGATGATTTTGATGAATATTACAAATCATTAGAAACATTTACAATGGCTTTTGCTGAAGAAGCAACAGGTATTCCTGAATCAGAATTGATTAAATTTGCTGAAGAATGTGCTAAAGCTGAATCTGTTGTTATTTGTTGGGCAATGGGTATTACACAACAAGACATCGGTAGTGACTCAAGTACAGCAATTTCAAACTTATTACTAGTAACAGGTAATTATCGTCGTCCTGGTACAGGCGCATATCCATTGCGTGGACATAATAATGTTCAAGGATGTAGTGATATGGGAAGTATGCCTGATAAGATTACAGGTTACCAAAGTATTGAAGCGGATGATATTCGCGCTAAATTTGAAAAAGAGTACGGCGTTAAATTGAATCCAAAAGCTGGTAAAGATAATCATGAAATGGTAGAAGGTATACATGACGGAGAAGTACACTCATTGTACTTATATGGTGAAGATACAGGTATTGTAGATTCAAATATTAATTTTGTACAAGCTGCATTTGAAAAATTAGATTTCATGGTAGTACAAGATGAATTTTTAACATTCACAGCAACATACGCAGATGTTGTATTACCAGCAAGTCCTTCACTTGAAAAAGACGGTACTTTTACAAATACCGAACGTCGTATCCAACGTTTATACCAAGCATTAGAACCACTTGGTGATTCAAAACCTGACTGGAAAATCTTCCAAGCAATTGCTAATAGATTAGGGTTTGATTGGAATTACAAACATCCTAGTGAAATTATGGATGAAGTAGCACGCTTAACACCTTTATATGCGGGGGTAAGTTATGATCGCTTAGAAGGATTCAATAGTTTACAATGGCCAGTACAACCTGATGGCACTGATGAACCTATACTTTATTTAGAAGGATTCAATTTTGATAATGGTAAGGCGAAATTATTCCCATTAACATTTGATAACTTCTTTAAACAAGATGATGTTTATGATATTCATGTAAATAACGGAAGATTGTTAGAACACTTCCATGAAGGTAACATGACATATCAAACACCAATGATTAAATATAAAGTGCCACGTGCATTTGTTGAAATTTCTCCAGAGCTTGCTGAAGATAGAGGCATTCATGAAGGTGCAGAAGTTAAGTTGATTTCTGAAACAGGAGAAGCGGTATTACAAGTTCATGTGACAGATCGTGTTAAAGGTAAAGAAATCTATATTCCATTAAACAATGATGCGATGGAAAATGGCGATTTAGGAGCAATTAACTTATTAACTAATAGTGATGTTGATCAATACACGGATACACCATCTTACAAACGAACTAGTTGTCGTTTAGAAGTCATTACGAAACGTGGGAAATCACCATTAAATCCAAATAACTTCCGTGTAAACAAAAAACGTCACCCGCAGTACAGCGTACAAGTACAGAAAAAATGGGAACGTCCAGATTATGTTTTCCCAGGAAATCAGGTGGATAAATAA
- a CDS encoding N-acetylglucosaminidase, which produces MKKKFKLRISTLLLMIILVVFAVLLIVNETRLFKNDVNYSFDQAVSMQQGKGIIQTKEDHGKFVKANNNEIAKAMTISHKDSDMKYMDITERVPMSESEVNHLLKGKGILENRGKVFLEAQDKYEVNVIYLVSHALVETGNGKSELAQGIKDGKKRYYNFFGIGAFDSSAVRSGKSYAEKEQWTSPDKAILGGAKFIRNEYFENNQLNLYQMRWNPENPAQHQYASDIYWPDKIAKLMDKSYKEFGIKKDEIRQTYYK; this is translated from the coding sequence ATGAAGAAGAAATTCAAGTTACGTATATCAACGCTACTATTAATGATCATTTTGGTTGTATTTGCTGTGTTACTTATTGTGAATGAAACAAGGTTGTTTAAAAATGATGTAAATTATTCGTTTGATCAAGCTGTATCGATGCAACAAGGGAAAGGCATCATTCAGACTAAAGAAGACCATGGTAAATTTGTTAAAGCAAATAATAATGAAATTGCTAAAGCAATGACCATTTCACATAAAGATAGTGATATGAAATACATGGATATCACAGAAAGAGTGCCAATGTCAGAATCTGAAGTTAATCATCTTTTAAAAGGTAAAGGTATTTTAGAAAATCGAGGGAAAGTTTTTCTAGAAGCCCAAGATAAATATGAGGTTAATGTCATATATCTTGTGAGTCATGCATTAGTTGAAACTGGTAATGGCAAATCAGAATTAGCACAAGGCATTAAAGATGGTAAGAAACGCTATTACAACTTCTTTGGTATAGGAGCTTTTGATAGTAGTGCTGTTCGCAGTGGGAAAAGTTATGCGGAAAAGGAACAATGGACATCTCCAGATAAGGCGATTCTTGGTGGAGCTAAGTTCATTCGTAATGAATACTTTGAAAATAATCAATTGAATTTATATCAAATGCGTTGGAATCCAGAAAATCCAGCACAACATCAATATGCGAGTGATATTTATTGGCCAGATAAAATTGCAAAATTAATGGACAAGTCATATAAAGAGTTTGGTATAAAGAAAGATGAAATTAGACAAACATATTATAAATAA
- a CDS encoding LCP family glycopolymer transferase, which produces MKRSNKSKMSLPKKIFLWVFGILVILAIVAVVYVAAKIFITGNKIHNPLDRNKSELRDKKVSLKDGDPFTIALFGVDSDADRKKKGGGERSDSIMILSINPKTKKTEIVSIPRDTRAEIVGRGTTEKIAHAYAYGGPNMAVKSLEKLMNVPIDHYATIDMDGLHNMIDSIGGVDVVSNDTFTVDGVHFTKGQQTHVNGDQALKFIRSRKEEGAGGDFGRQQRQQIVLEAMANKIASPSSITHFNSLMNEIQNNVKTDLTLGDLNTIRSNYKDANDTINKHQLSGQGGIQSDGLYYFIPSEQSKAESTKLLKDNLE; this is translated from the coding sequence TTGAAGCGTTCAAATAAAAGTAAAATGAGCCTACCTAAGAAAATATTTTTATGGGTATTTGGTATTTTAGTCATTTTAGCGATTGTAGCAGTAGTTTATGTAGCTGCTAAAATTTTTATTACTGGTAATAAAATTCATAATCCGTTAGATCGTAACAAGTCAGAATTAAGAGATAAAAAGGTAAGTTTAAAAGATGGTGATCCATTTACAATTGCTTTATTCGGTGTCGATTCGGATGCTGATCGTAAGAAAAAGGGTGGCGGAGAGCGTAGTGATAGTATAATGATTTTATCTATCAACCCTAAAACGAAGAAAACTGAAATTGTTAGTATACCACGTGATACAAGAGCGGAAATTGTAGGGCGAGGTACAACGGAAAAAATCGCGCATGCATATGCATATGGTGGACCTAATATGGCTGTGAAATCACTTGAAAAGTTAATGAATGTACCAATTGACCATTATGCGACAATTGATATGGATGGTTTGCATAATATGATAGATAGCATCGGCGGTGTTGATGTAGTAAGTAATGATACATTCACTGTTGATGGTGTTCATTTTACAAAAGGTCAGCAAACACATGTGAATGGTGATCAAGCGTTAAAATTTATTAGAAGTCGTAAAGAAGAAGGAGCTGGTGGAGATTTTGGTCGTCAACAGCGTCAGCAAATTGTTTTAGAAGCGATGGCTAATAAAATTGCTAGTCCATCATCAATCACACACTTCAATAGTCTAATGAATGAAATTCAAAATAATGTTAAAACAGATTTAACGTTAGGTGATTTGAACACGATTAGAAGTAATTATAAAGATGCTAATGATACGATTAATAAACATCAATTAAGTGGTCAAGGTGGTATTCAAAGTGATGGATTGTATTACTTCATTCCAAGTGAACAATCTAAAGCTGAAAGTACGAAGTTATTAAAAGACAATTTAGAGTAG
- a CDS encoding 2-hydroxyacid dehydrogenase family protein, which produces MEKVYVAGAIPEVGLKLLQEHFEVEMYEGKGLVDKDTLVKGVQGATALISLLSTNVDKDVIDAGKDLKIIANYGAGFNNIDIEYAREKNIDVTNTPKASTNATADLTIGLVLAVARRIVEGDELSRTTGFDGWAPLFFRGREVSGKTIGIIGLGEIGSAVARRARAFDMDVLYTGPHRKEEKEREIGAKYVDLDTLLKNADFITINAAYNPKLHHLIDTEQFKMMKPTAYLINASRGPIVHEAALVQALKHNEIEGAALDVYEFEPEITDDLKSLKNVVLTPHIGNATFEARDMMSKIVANAAISAAQGEKPQFVVN; this is translated from the coding sequence ATGGAAAAAGTTTATGTTGCTGGTGCCATACCAGAAGTAGGTTTAAAACTTTTACAAGAACATTTTGAAGTCGAAATGTATGAAGGTAAAGGGTTAGTCGATAAAGACACTTTAGTTAAAGGTGTACAAGGTGCGACTGCTTTAATCAGTTTATTATCAACAAACGTCGATAAAGATGTTATCGATGCTGGTAAAGACTTAAAAATCATCGCCAACTATGGTGCAGGTTTTAATAATATTGATATTGAATATGCACGTGAAAAAAATATAGATGTTACAAATACACCAAAGGCTTCAACAAATGCAACTGCTGATTTAACAATTGGCTTAGTTCTTGCTGTTGCTAGACGCATTGTTGAAGGTGATGAGTTATCACGTACAACTGGTTTTGACGGATGGGCACCTTTATTTTTCAGAGGGCGCGAAGTATCTGGTAAAACAATCGGTATTATCGGTTTAGGCGAAATTGGTAGCGCCGTTGCACGCCGCGCCAGAGCATTTGACATGGACGTCTTATATACTGGCCCTCATCGTAAAGAAGAAAAAGAACGTGAGATTGGTGCTAAATACGTAGATTTAGATACATTATTAAAAAATGCAGACTTTATCACAATAAATGCTGCTTATAATCCTAAATTACATCATCTAATTGATACAGAACAATTTAAAATGATGAAGCCAACAGCATATTTAATTAATGCATCACGAGGTCCAATCGTGCATGAGGCTGCACTTGTTCAAGCTTTGAAACATAATGAAATTGAAGGTGCTGCACTTGATGTATACGAATTCGAACCAGAAATTACGGATGACTTAAAATCACTTAAAAATGTAGTACTTACACCACATATTGGTAATGCTACATTTGAAGCTCGCGATATGATGTCAAAAATAGTTGCTAACGCCGCTATTAGCGCAGCTCAAGGTGAAAAGCCACAATTCGTGGTAAACTAA
- a CDS encoding DUF1641 domain-containing protein, with amino-acid sequence MAERISSKIRRLEKSEEQIKLESLNEVTEAIAANKDSILKAIKLIKTLDDAKLLDALNGAIRGRQVIINKFAVELNKDIYTGLLSNMASMVFLLGELNVSDLSDFLNKVNKGLHVANQASPNAKTTIRSLLGVLKDDDMNRSLTYMLNMLKGMSREE; translated from the coding sequence ATGGCTGAGAGAATATCATCTAAAATTAGACGCTTAGAAAAATCGGAAGAACAAATAAAATTAGAAAGCTTGAACGAAGTTACTGAAGCAATTGCTGCAAACAAAGATAGTATTTTAAAAGCAATTAAGCTCATTAAAACATTAGATGATGCAAAATTATTAGATGCTTTAAATGGAGCAATTCGAGGACGTCAAGTTATTATAAATAAATTTGCAGTTGAACTTAACAAAGATATTTATACAGGGTTATTATCCAATATGGCTTCAATGGTATTTTTATTAGGCGAACTGAATGTATCAGATTTAAGCGACTTCCTAAATAAAGTTAATAAAGGATTACACGTTGCGAATCAAGCGAGTCCAAATGCTAAGACAACTATAAGAAGTCTATTGGGCGTATTGAAAGATGACGACATGAACCGTAGTTTAACTTACATGCTTAATATGTTAAAAGGTATGTCTAGAGAAGAATAA
- a CDS encoding FAD-dependent monooxygenase has product MKIAIIGAGIGGLTAAALLQEQGHTIKVFEKNDSIDEIGAGIGIGDNVLKKLGNHDLAKGIKNAGQILSTMTILDDKDRPLSTVKLKSNTLNVTLPRQTLIEIIKSYVKDDAIFTKHEVTHIDNDTDKVTIHFANQESEAFDLCIGADGIHSKVRQSVNTDSKILYQGYTCFRGLVDDIDLKHPDCAKEYWGRKGRVGIVPLLNNQAYWFITINTKENNHKYSAFGKPHLQAYFNHYPNEVREVLDKQSETGILLHNIYDLKPLKSFVYGRTILLGDAAHATTPNMGQGAGQAMEDAIVLVNCFNSYDFEKALQRYDKLRVKHTTKVIKRSRKIGKIAQYRNRLIVAIRNRIMKMMPNALAASQTKFLYKSKEK; this is encoded by the coding sequence ATGAAGATAGCAATTATAGGTGCAGGCATCGGTGGATTAACAGCAGCTGCATTATTACAAGAGCAAGGTCATACTATTAAAGTCTTTGAAAAAAATGACTCTATTGATGAAATAGGTGCTGGGATAGGTATTGGAGATAATGTGCTTAAAAAGCTAGGTAATCATGATTTAGCAAAAGGCATTAAAAATGCAGGACAAATCTTATCAACGATGACAATATTAGATGACAAAGATCGTCCATTATCTACAGTTAAATTAAAAAGTAATACATTAAATGTGACTTTACCTCGTCAAACACTAATTGAAATTATAAAATCATATGTTAAAGATGATGCAATTTTCACAAAACATGAGGTTACTCACATCGATAATGATACAGATAAAGTAACGATACATTTTGCTAATCAAGAAAGTGAAGCATTTGATTTGTGTATTGGGGCTGATGGAATTCATTCTAAAGTAAGACAATCTGTAAATACTGATAGTAAGATATTATATCAAGGTTATACATGTTTTAGAGGATTAGTCGATGATATCGATTTGAAACATCCCGACTGTGCAAAAGAATATTGGGGTAGAAAAGGTAGAGTAGGTATTGTTCCATTATTAAATAATCAAGCATATTGGTTTATTACTATTAATACTAAGGAAAATAATCATAAATATAGTGCATTTGGAAAACCGCATTTACAAGCCTACTTTAATCATTATCCAAACGAAGTTAGAGAAGTGTTAGACAAGCAAAGTGAGACTGGTATTTTGTTGCATAATATTTACGATTTAAAACCATTAAAATCTTTTGTTTATGGACGTACCATTTTATTAGGGGATGCGGCCCATGCAACGACTCCTAATATGGGGCAAGGTGCTGGCCAGGCAATGGAAGATGCTATCGTATTAGTGAATTGTTTTAATTCATATGATTTTGAAAAGGCATTACAACGTTATGATAAATTACGAGTTAAGCATACTACTAAAGTAATTAAGCGCTCTAGAAAAATTGGCAAAATTGCCCAATATAGAAACCGATTAATTGTAGCAATAAGAAACCGTATCATGAAAATGATGCCGAATGCACTAGCGGCAAGTCAGACTAAATTTTTATATAAATCAAAAGAAAAATAA
- the rpiRc gene encoding pentose phosphate pathway transcriptional regulator RpiRC, with protein MSNVLTEIDSQYPYMTKNEKKIASFILNSPQKVIKMRSQDLASLLDISTSSVIRFSKKITDGGFHDLKINISKYVPKASSIYNVELANNESTESLRTKLHTRTTRTLNHANNELNDKTIDQICHCLKRSDTIFIYGFGASFVVATDLYQKLSRIGLNIQLVQETHIFATLLATHNSNDSVILITNNGTQSEMQSMVKVIDDYHIPIITITSTMDNPIAQASNIVLTYGKTDENEMHMGATTSLFAQMFTIDILYYRYVALNYHASLDFITQSKMALDNYRKHLSNINFKH; from the coding sequence ATGTCAAACGTACTAACAGAAATAGATAGTCAGTATCCATACATGACTAAAAATGAAAAAAAGATTGCTAGCTTTATCCTTAATTCACCACAAAAAGTGATAAAAATGAGGTCTCAAGACTTAGCAAGCTTATTAGATATTAGTACCTCATCAGTCATTCGATTTAGCAAAAAAATCACTGATGGTGGTTTTCATGATTTAAAAATTAATATCTCAAAATATGTACCAAAAGCGTCGTCAATTTATAATGTCGAACTCGCAAATAACGAAAGTACAGAGTCGTTAAGAACCAAACTCCATACTCGCACAACTCGTACACTTAATCATGCCAATAACGAATTAAACGATAAAACAATCGATCAAATTTGTCATTGTTTAAAACGTTCTGACACGATTTTCATTTATGGGTTTGGTGCTTCTTTTGTAGTCGCTACAGACCTTTATCAAAAATTATCAAGAATAGGTTTAAATATTCAACTCGTTCAAGAAACGCATATTTTTGCAACGTTATTAGCAACTCATAATTCTAACGACAGTGTCATTCTTATTACTAACAATGGTACACAAAGTGAAATGCAGTCTATGGTCAAAGTCATTGACGACTACCATATACCAATTATCACAATAACTAGCACCATGGATAACCCTATAGCACAGGCATCAAATATTGTTTTAACATATGGGAAAACAGATGAAAATGAGATGCATATGGGCGCAACAACATCACTTTTTGCTCAAATGTTCACGATTGATATTTTATATTATCGTTATGTAGCTCTTAATTATCATGCATCATTAGATTTTATTACTCAATCTAAAATGGCCTTAGATAATTATCGCAAACATTTATCGAATATAAACTTTAAACATTAA
- a CDS encoding CPBP family intramembrane glutamic endopeptidase, which yields MDNLKKKYKFKDIAWIDLLIIPIIGVLFFALIFALYTTMKSFGALISDRDIIFIAIVAQTIAYSIGIMAFCLFHLKVISSRLLAGLMYIKKHWLRLLITYIIAVILIYAYEFMTQFLPKHLQYSETANELELNKMFEVPSFLPVAFLLIVIVGPIVEELVFRHILIGELGKKFNFIVMSIISVFLFTLIHVTDAKSPFEFGPYLILAIIMVVTYLKSGRNLGSTIALHIVNNFVSFIMTVVQIYG from the coding sequence GTGGATAATTTAAAAAAGAAATATAAGTTTAAAGATATAGCTTGGATAGACTTACTCATAATTCCAATTATAGGTGTATTATTTTTTGCACTAATATTTGCACTTTACACAACAATGAAGTCGTTTGGGGCTTTAATTAGTGATAGAGATATTATATTTATAGCGATTGTTGCACAAACTATCGCGTATAGCATTGGTATCATGGCGTTTTGTTTATTTCATTTGAAGGTGATAAGCTCAAGACTTCTCGCAGGTTTAATGTATATAAAAAAACATTGGCTTAGGTTATTAATAACATATATTATTGCAGTCATCTTAATTTATGCATATGAATTTATGACACAGTTTTTACCTAAACATTTGCAATATAGCGAAACAGCGAATGAGCTTGAACTAAATAAAATGTTTGAAGTGCCTTCATTTTTACCAGTAGCATTCTTATTAATAGTGATTGTAGGTCCAATAGTTGAAGAACTGGTTTTTAGACATATTTTAATAGGAGAATTAGGTAAGAAATTTAATTTTATAGTGATGAGTATTATTTCGGTGTTCTTATTTACACTTATTCATGTTACTGATGCGAAATCACCATTTGAATTTGGTCCATATCTAATTTTAGCTATTATTATGGTGGTTACTTATTTGAAATCAGGTAGAAACTTAGGTTCGACTATCGCATTACATATTGTAAATAATTTTGTGTCATTTATTATGACGGTCGTACAAATTTATGGTTAA
- a CDS encoding helix-turn-helix transcriptional regulator codes for MNKAERQNLIITAIQQNNKMTALELAKYCNVSKRTILRDIDDLENQGVKIYAHYGKNGGYQIQQAQSKISLNLSESQLSALFLVLNESQSYSTLPYKSEINAIIKQCLNLPQTRLRKLLKRMDFYIKFKDTQHMTLPMLFSDILIYCTERNVMLVDYKVDDKIKAENVIFIGLLCKSGHWHAVIYDIATDMTAELEIANIVDISYSFGKTIQTRDISIDNYHQFLNPIDS; via the coding sequence ATGAATAAAGCTGAAAGGCAAAATTTAATTATTACTGCAATTCAACAAAACAATAAAATGACCGCATTAGAATTAGCTAAATATTGCAACGTTTCCAAGCGTACGATTTTACGTGACATTGACGATTTAGAAAATCAAGGTGTTAAAATTTATGCGCATTATGGAAAAAATGGTGGTTACCAAATACAACAAGCACAATCTAAAATTTCATTAAATTTATCTGAATCACAATTATCAGCCTTATTTTTAGTACTAAATGAAAGTCAGTCGTATTCGACGTTACCATATAAAAGTGAAATCAACGCAATCATAAAACAATGTTTAAACTTGCCACAAACACGATTAAGAAAACTTCTTAAACGTATGGATTTTTATATTAAGTTTAAAGATACACAACATATGACGTTACCTATGTTGTTTTCTGATATTTTAATTTACTGTACAGAGCGTAATGTGATGTTAGTAGATTATAAAGTAGATGATAAAATCAAAGCCGAAAATGTTATATTCATCGGGCTGCTATGTAAAAGTGGACACTGGCACGCCGTAATTTATGATATCGCAACAGATATGACAGCAGAACTTGAGATTGCAAATATTGTGGATATCTCATATTCTTTTGGCAAGACAATTCAAACAAGAGATATATCCATTGATAACTACCATCAATTTTTAAACCCCATCGATTCTTAA